One segment of Verrucomicrobiia bacterium DNA contains the following:
- a CDS encoding ATP-binding protein: protein MTYSPVYNSVVGLLQLIVPSYALRLNRLFGTRRVGWPVFVTFILLALLHLVRAFQPAGWGFNPEMTIEGLYILIPILLVIGMAHIESLFKERLRVEQEEKRLMADLERQIKQRTADLAKANADLSQEMVLREQNQEALKKSEEQYRLMFVECPEPMWIYDLRSLAFLAVNKAAMRHYGYSEEEFLAMSAKDICLPGQMAAFAAESAKPLAGVQSRGLWRHCKKDRSLVEVEITALDLMYKEQPARLMMAEDLTENRQHLRESLQTQKVELTTRLAGGAGQRFNGLVSVMEGYADMLLQRGQHPETTELLMRIVANAESASCFARQLLAIARQHPQHMEWVNLNELVENQIRVMSQMVGQTVVERHLASKLPDIQADPGLVGQILHHLALNALESMSGTGVLTIGTAPISIDASSQRRHPDARPGEFLCLTVSDTGCGMTPEVQAHLFEPFFTTKQREQGKPAAGLGLATALGFVQQHSGWIEVTSQPGAGTRARVFFPLVKL from the coding sequence ATGACCTACTCCCCAGTCTATAACTCGGTGGTTGGTCTTCTGCAACTCATTGTCCCTTCTTATGCTTTGCGGTTGAATCGGCTGTTTGGGACGCGGCGGGTGGGCTGGCCGGTCTTCGTTACTTTTATCCTCCTGGCGCTGTTGCACCTGGTGCGGGCCTTTCAACCGGCTGGCTGGGGGTTCAATCCGGAGATGACCATCGAAGGGCTTTACATCCTGATTCCTATACTGCTGGTCATTGGAATGGCCCATATTGAATCCTTGTTTAAAGAACGATTGCGCGTCGAGCAGGAGGAGAAGCGATTGATGGCGGATTTGGAACGGCAAATCAAACAGCGGACAGCCGATTTGGCCAAAGCCAACGCCGACTTATCCCAGGAGATGGTCCTGCGCGAGCAAAATCAGGAAGCCCTCAAGAAATCCGAGGAACAATACCGCTTGATGTTCGTTGAATGCCCGGAACCCATGTGGATTTACGACCTGCGCTCTCTTGCGTTCTTGGCTGTAAACAAGGCCGCCATGCGCCATTACGGCTACAGCGAGGAAGAGTTCCTGGCCATGAGCGCAAAAGACATCTGCCTCCCGGGCCAGATGGCCGCCTTTGCAGCCGAGTCCGCCAAACCTCTGGCCGGCGTGCAGTCCCGAGGTTTATGGCGTCATTGCAAGAAAGACCGCAGCCTCGTTGAAGTGGAAATCACCGCGCTGGATTTAATGTATAAAGAGCAGCCGGCCCGCCTGATGATGGCCGAAGACCTCACCGAAAACCGCCAGCACCTGCGTGAATCCCTGCAGACCCAGAAGGTCGAGCTGACGACACGTCTGGCGGGCGGGGCGGGACAGCGTTTCAACGGACTTGTCAGCGTCATGGAAGGATATGCCGATATGTTGCTGCAGCGCGGACAGCATCCGGAGACGACTGAGTTGCTGATGCGCATCGTTGCCAACGCGGAGAGCGCATCGTGCTTTGCGCGTCAACTCCTGGCCATCGCCCGCCAACATCCCCAGCACATGGAGTGGGTTAACTTGAACGAGCTGGTCGAGAACCAAATCCGGGTGATGAGCCAAATGGTGGGTCAGACGGTTGTCGAGCGGCATCTCGCGTCCAAGTTGCCAGACATCCAGGCCGATCCGGGTCTCGTCGGGCAAATCCTCCATCACTTGGCTCTCAATGCTCTGGAATCCATGAGCGGCACCGGCGTGCTGACGATCGGCACCGCCCCCATCAGCATCGATGCCTCCAGTCAGCGGCGCCATCCCGATGCACGGCCAGGCGAGTTTCTGTGCCTGACCGTTTCCGATACTGGCTGCGGCATGACCCCGGAGGTTCAAGCCCATCTGTTCGAACCCTTCTTCACCACAAAACAAAGGGAGCAGGGCAAACCTGCCGCCGGTTTGGGCCTCGCCACCGCCCTGGGCTTTGTGCAGCAGCATTCCGGCTGGATTGAAGTTACCAGCCAGCCCGGCGCCGGCACACGCGCGCGAGTTTTCTTCCCTTTGGTAAAGCTCTAA
- a CDS encoding ferritin-like domain-containing protein: MDRIDSLENLLLHEVKDLYNAEQQLVKALPKVAKKASSQELKDAIEEHLQQTEEHVNRLEQIFEMLGQPAKSVKCKGMEGILDEGEEVMSQKGTPETLDAAIIMAAQKVEHYEIASYGSAATWAAMLGRNDVKRLLGQTLEEEEETDKKLTELARAGVNQRSAEKTRQAA; encoded by the coding sequence ATGGATAGAATCGATTCGCTTGAAAACCTGCTTCTGCATGAAGTCAAGGACCTGTACAACGCTGAACAACAACTGGTAAAGGCTCTCCCGAAAGTAGCCAAAAAGGCTTCTTCCCAGGAGCTGAAGGATGCCATCGAGGAGCATTTGCAACAAACCGAGGAACATGTGAACCGGTTGGAGCAGATTTTTGAAATGCTTGGCCAGCCCGCCAAAAGCGTTAAGTGCAAGGGGATGGAAGGGATTCTGGACGAAGGCGAGGAAGTGATGTCTCAAAAAGGCACACCCGAGACGCTTGATGCGGCTATCATCATGGCCGCACAGAAGGTCGAGCACTATGAGATTGCCAGCTACGGCAGTGCCGCCACCTGGGCTGCTATGCTGGGGCGCAATGATGTGAAACGGCTTCTCGGTCAAACCCTTGAAGAGGAAGAAGAAACCGATAAGAAACTGACCGAGCTTGCCAGGGCGGGTGTAAACCAAAGGTCCGCCGAAAAGACGCGGCAAGCCGCTTGA